Proteins encoded together in one Chitinophaga sp. LS1 window:
- a CDS encoding valine--tRNA ligase — protein MELSKNYTPASVEGKWYQHWMDKGYFRSKPDNRPPFTVVIPPPNVTGVLHMGHTLNETVQDILVRRARMSGFNACWVPGSDHASIATEAKVVNMLKTEKGIEKSQLTREEFLKHAFEWKEKYGGIIYSQIKKLGCSCDWDRVTFTMDDHYYEAVIKVFVDLYNKGKIYRGARMINWDPKAKTALSDEEVLYKDLQGKLYHVQYALEDGDGNLTGESITIATQRPETIMGDTAICVNPDDERYKHLIGHFAVVPLINRRVPIIFDTYVDKEFGTGALKVTPAHDINDYNLGLKHNLEVVDTLNDDGTLSVAAGVFIGEDRFKARKLVVAALADQGLLVKEQEYTTRLGYSERNPDTVVEPRISTQWFVKMAELSKPALDAVVNGDVKIHPGDRFMATYKYWMENVKDWCISRQLWWGQRIPSYYAPDGTFEVATSLDNAVAQFKAKGVEVKAEDLRQDEDCLDTWFSSWLWPMEVFNGVSNPNNEEINYYYPTNVLVTGQDIIFFWVARMIMAGLEYKNEKPFGDVYFTGMVRDKLGRKMSKQLGNSPDLLELIDRFGADAVRFGIMIASPAGNDLLFDDSSCEQGRNFNNKIWNALKLVKMWEGRVAEGASSSEEAHFAVNWFENRLNEVKSQVIDLFKDFKLSEALNLICNHLIKNDFCNWYLEWVKPGFEQPIDAATYTKTVYFFEELMQLAHPFLPFVTEEIYQLLATREAGDDLTIKQYATPAAVDANILAQGELAKEVITSIRDARAKNQIKPKDPIALHIDTAQQKSFKQIEDMLIKQVNAKAISYVNAPVSGCIALVIQKDKFYLETETTLDPATQKETLLKDLAYNEGFLASVDKKLSNEKFVQNAKPEAVELERRKKADAEAKIAAITESLKSL, from the coding sequence ATGGAACTTTCTAAAAATTATACACCTGCTTCAGTTGAAGGCAAGTGGTACCAACACTGGATGGACAAAGGGTATTTCCGTAGTAAACCGGACAACCGCCCTCCTTTTACCGTTGTAATACCTCCGCCAAACGTCACCGGCGTCCTGCATATGGGACATACACTGAACGAAACTGTACAGGATATTCTGGTACGCCGTGCCCGCATGAGTGGCTTTAATGCCTGCTGGGTGCCCGGTTCCGACCATGCTTCCATTGCCACAGAAGCCAAAGTGGTAAACATGCTCAAAACTGAAAAGGGCATCGAAAAATCACAACTCACCCGCGAGGAATTCCTGAAACACGCTTTCGAGTGGAAGGAAAAATATGGCGGTATCATTTACAGCCAGATCAAAAAACTCGGCTGCTCCTGCGACTGGGATCGTGTCACCTTCACCATGGATGACCACTACTATGAAGCAGTGATCAAAGTATTCGTAGACCTCTATAATAAAGGTAAAATATACAGGGGGGCCCGTATGATCAACTGGGACCCTAAAGCTAAAACCGCACTCAGTGACGAAGAAGTACTGTACAAAGACCTGCAGGGTAAACTGTACCATGTACAATATGCATTGGAAGATGGCGATGGTAACCTCACCGGCGAATCTATCACCATCGCAACCCAACGTCCTGAAACCATCATGGGCGATACCGCTATCTGCGTAAACCCTGACGATGAACGCTACAAACACCTGATCGGCCACTTCGCTGTTGTTCCGCTGATCAACCGTCGTGTACCCATCATCTTCGATACTTACGTTGACAAGGAATTTGGTACCGGTGCACTGAAAGTAACACCCGCACACGATATCAATGACTACAACCTGGGCCTGAAACACAACCTCGAAGTTGTTGATACCCTCAATGACGACGGTACCCTCAGCGTTGCTGCCGGCGTATTCATCGGCGAAGACCGCTTCAAAGCACGTAAGCTCGTGGTGGCTGCCCTCGCAGATCAGGGCCTGCTGGTAAAAGAACAGGAATATACTACCCGCCTCGGCTACAGCGAACGTAACCCGGACACTGTTGTTGAACCCCGTATCAGTACCCAGTGGTTCGTGAAGATGGCAGAACTTTCAAAACCTGCCCTCGATGCAGTTGTAAACGGTGATGTGAAGATCCACCCCGGCGATCGCTTCATGGCGACTTACAAATACTGGATGGAAAATGTAAAGGACTGGTGTATCTCCCGTCAGCTCTGGTGGGGACAGCGCATTCCTTCTTACTATGCACCGGATGGTACTTTTGAAGTGGCTACCAGCCTTGACAACGCTGTCGCACAGTTCAAAGCAAAAGGTGTGGAAGTGAAAGCAGAAGACCTCCGCCAGGATGAAGACTGCCTGGATACCTGGTTCTCCAGCTGGCTCTGGCCAATGGAAGTGTTCAACGGCGTTTCTAACCCTAACAACGAAGAGATCAACTACTACTACCCTACTAACGTACTGGTAACTGGTCAGGATATCATCTTCTTCTGGGTGGCACGTATGATCATGGCAGGCCTGGAATATAAAAATGAAAAGCCTTTCGGTGATGTATACTTCACCGGTATGGTGCGTGATAAACTGGGTCGTAAGATGAGTAAGCAACTGGGTAACTCCCCGGACCTGCTGGAACTCATCGACCGCTTTGGTGCTGATGCCGTTCGCTTCGGTATCATGATCGCCTCCCCTGCCGGCAATGACCTGCTGTTTGACGATTCAAGCTGTGAACAGGGACGTAACTTCAATAACAAGATCTGGAATGCCCTGAAACTGGTAAAAATGTGGGAAGGTCGTGTGGCTGAAGGCGCCAGCTCCAGCGAAGAAGCTCACTTTGCAGTCAACTGGTTTGAAAACAGACTGAATGAAGTAAAATCACAGGTGATCGACCTGTTCAAGGACTTCAAACTGAGCGAAGCCCTGAACCTGATCTGTAATCACCTGATCAAGAACGACTTCTGTAACTGGTACCTGGAATGGGTGAAACCTGGTTTCGAACAGCCAATTGATGCGGCTACCTATACAAAGACGGTTTACTTCTTCGAAGAACTGATGCAATTAGCACATCCGTTCCTGCCATTTGTAACGGAAGAGATCTACCAGCTCCTCGCTACCCGCGAAGCCGGAGACGACCTGACAATAAAACAATATGCAACACCTGCAGCCGTTGATGCCAACATCCTGGCACAGGGCGAACTGGCCAAAGAAGTGATCACCAGCATCCGCGATGCCCGTGCTAAGAACCAGATCAAGCCAAAAGATCCGATTGCATTGCACATCGATACTGCACAACAGAAATCCTTCAAACAAATTGAAGACATGCTGATCAAGCAGGTAAATGCAAAAGCGATCAGTTATGTGAATGCACCTGTAAGTGGCTGTATTGCGCTGGTAATACAGAAGGATAAGTTCTACCTTGAAACGGAAACAACACTCGATCCTGCTACTCAGAAAGAAACATTGCTGAAAGACCTGGCCTACAACGAGGGCTTCCTTGCCTCTGTAGACAAAAAGCTAAGCAATGAAAAATTTGTACAGAATGCCAAGCCGGAAGCAGTTGAGCTGGAACGCAGAAAGAAAGCTGATGCCGAAGCAAAGATTGCCGCCATTACGGAAAGTTTAAAATCCTTATAA
- a CDS encoding L-serine ammonia-lyase yields the protein MAHECISVFDIFKIGVGPSSSHTLGPWRAALQFLAELKKAGRTISEVQHVSVLLYGSLAKTGHGHGTDIAVQLGLCGDDPVTFDVNKINEKTDDIRRSKTMLLGGEKLVAFDPLEDISFLYEESLPFHPNALTFLVTFEDGGQQAATYYSIGGGFVVKEGEVAGAASQVDLPFPIDTARQLLQFCIKTGYSISELVMENELAWRSEAATREGVLNIWRVMKECTYRGIHTAGELPGGLRVARRAAALNKKLLKGNTYTDYDSWMMAIRQGGNHFAYTLDWVSCFALAVNEENASFGRVVTAPTNGAAGVIPAVLQYFIIFCDGYSEDKILQFILTASEIGSIFKKRSTISAAMGGCQAEIGVSSAMAAAALTECLGGSQRQVLMAAEIAMEHHLGLTCDPIGGLVQIPCIERNTMGAIKAITASQLALQSNPELAKVSLDAVVKTMWETALDMNSKYKETSDGGLAVNIPISLPEC from the coding sequence GTGGCACACGAATGCATATCCGTTTTTGATATTTTCAAAATAGGCGTCGGTCCTTCCAGCTCTCACACTTTAGGCCCCTGGCGGGCTGCATTACAATTCCTTGCCGAACTGAAAAAAGCAGGCCGGACAATTTCCGAAGTACAGCATGTAAGCGTTTTATTGTATGGTTCCCTGGCTAAAACCGGTCATGGGCATGGTACTGACATTGCTGTACAGCTGGGACTTTGTGGCGATGATCCCGTAACCTTCGATGTCAATAAGATCAATGAGAAAACGGACGACATCCGCCGCAGCAAAACCATGTTGCTGGGTGGTGAAAAATTAGTCGCATTCGACCCATTGGAAGATATTAGCTTCCTCTACGAAGAATCGCTCCCTTTTCATCCCAACGCACTTACTTTCTTAGTCACTTTTGAAGATGGCGGTCAGCAGGCAGCTACTTATTATTCTATTGGAGGTGGCTTTGTAGTGAAAGAAGGAGAGGTGGCAGGCGCTGCTTCGCAGGTGGATCTGCCTTTCCCTATCGATACAGCCCGTCAGTTGTTGCAGTTTTGTATCAAGACGGGATATTCCATTTCTGAACTGGTCATGGAGAATGAACTCGCCTGGAGATCGGAAGCAGCTACCCGGGAAGGGGTGCTGAATATATGGCGGGTTATGAAAGAATGCACTTACCGTGGCATTCATACCGCCGGCGAACTTCCCGGTGGATTGCGCGTAGCCCGCAGAGCTGCTGCGCTGAATAAGAAATTACTAAAAGGTAATACCTATACTGATTACGATAGTTGGATGATGGCCATCCGTCAGGGTGGTAACCATTTTGCTTATACGCTTGACTGGGTGAGCTGTTTTGCGCTGGCGGTGAATGAGGAAAATGCGTCCTTTGGCCGTGTGGTGACAGCACCTACGAATGGTGCAGCAGGGGTAATTCCAGCTGTGTTGCAATACTTCATTATTTTTTGTGATGGCTATTCTGAAGACAAAATCCTTCAGTTTATACTTACTGCTTCCGAAATAGGTAGTATTTTCAAAAAACGTTCTACTATCTCAGCGGCCATGGGTGGTTGTCAGGCAGAAATTGGCGTCTCTTCTGCAATGGCAGCAGCAGCATTGACAGAGTGTCTTGGAGGCTCTCAGCGGCAGGTATTGATGGCTGCGGAAATAGCTATGGAGCACCATCTGGGGCTTACCTGTGATCCGATTGGCGGTTTGGTACAGATACCTTGTATTGAGCGGAATACCATGGGGGCGATTAAGGCTATTACTGCTTCGCAGTTAGCTTTACAGAGTAACCCTGAACTGGCCAAGGTATCGCTGGATGCGGTGGTGAAGACCATGTGGGAAACGGCACTGGATATGAATAGTAAATATAAGGAGACCTCTGATGGCGGGCTGGCTGTGAATATTCCGATTAGTTTGCCGGAGTGTTGA
- a CDS encoding FKBP-type peptidyl-prolyl cis-trans isomerase, whose amino-acid sequence MKIFLQSILFLLCLSACSASADDDIYSNDPSSIGSQEYAIQSYISTHGLTMKRDSNGLYYKIMDMGDSTQIMNLNNIPTLIYTRSNLQDTLLDASFGSTDFDGRQLKDHIAGWQIGLRKIGKGGTIFMIIPSRLGFGDVSVGSIIPANTVLVCTVQLVDFK is encoded by the coding sequence ATGAAGATATTTTTACAATCTATACTTTTCTTACTGTGCCTATCTGCCTGTTCTGCGTCGGCAGACGATGATATATATTCCAATGATCCATCCAGTATTGGCTCACAGGAATATGCTATACAATCTTATATTTCCACTCATGGCCTGACCATGAAAAGAGACTCCAATGGCTTGTACTACAAAATCATGGATATGGGTGACTCTACTCAAATAATGAACCTCAATAATATACCTACCCTCATTTATACCCGTAGCAACCTGCAAGACACGCTGCTGGATGCCAGTTTCGGTTCTACCGACTTCGACGGCCGCCAGCTAAAAGATCACATCGCCGGCTGGCAGATTGGTCTTCGCAAAATAGGCAAAGGCGGCACTATCTTCATGATCATACCCAGCCGCCTTGGATTTGGCGACGTATCCGTAGGCAGTATTATTCCCGCTAATACCGTACTGGTGTGCACCGTACAACTAGTAGATTTTAAATGA
- a CDS encoding 2OG-Fe(II) oxygenase, which yields MIYFKPDTNQLQAIATLNRKKYTTAAPFPHIYLDNVFPDLALETILEEFPTTKQAHWQQFNNNKEVKLAAKNEQDFGDFTRHFIHMLNSRSFIDFLETLTGIPGLLPDPYLEGGGLHMIKRGGMLKVHADFNKHPNTGLDRRLNVLIYLNKEWEESYGGHLELWDKDMEKSMVKILPLYNRMAIFSTTSHSYHGHPDPLMCPENRTRKSIALYYYTNGRPLEETTASHSTIFKLRKEDAKSTLKQTLRDWVPPVLLRTFSR from the coding sequence ATGATTTATTTTAAGCCTGACACAAATCAATTGCAAGCGATTGCAACGCTAAACCGTAAAAAGTATACTACTGCAGCACCATTTCCTCACATTTATCTTGATAATGTATTTCCAGATCTGGCATTAGAAACAATTCTGGAAGAGTTTCCCACCACCAAACAGGCCCACTGGCAGCAGTTTAATAATAACAAAGAAGTAAAACTCGCAGCGAAAAATGAACAGGATTTCGGGGATTTTACCCGGCATTTTATTCATATGCTCAATTCAAGATCTTTTATTGATTTTTTAGAAACCCTCACAGGCATCCCCGGATTATTGCCCGACCCATACCTGGAAGGAGGTGGCCTCCATATGATTAAACGTGGTGGTATGTTGAAAGTGCATGCAGACTTTAACAAGCATCCTAATACCGGGCTTGACAGAAGATTGAATGTGCTTATTTATTTAAATAAGGAATGGGAAGAATCCTATGGAGGGCATTTGGAGTTGTGGGACAAGGATATGGAAAAGTCAATGGTAAAGATCCTGCCTTTATATAACAGGATGGCTATCTTTTCAACGACTTCGCATTCCTATCATGGACATCCTGATCCGTTAATGTGTCCTGAAAACCGTACCCGAAAATCAATAGCATTATATTATTATACCAATGGCAGGCCATTAGAAGAAACTACTGCGAGCCATAGCACCATATTTAAATTAAGAAAAGAAGATGCTAAAAGTACTTTGAAGCAAACATTAAGAGACTGGGTACCGCCGGTTTTATTGAGAACTTTTTCCAGGTAA
- the groL gene encoding chaperonin GroEL (60 kDa chaperone family; promotes refolding of misfolded polypeptides especially under stressful conditions; forms two stacked rings of heptamers to form a barrel-shaped 14mer; ends can be capped by GroES; misfolded proteins enter the barrel where they are refolded when GroES binds), whose translation MAKQIFFNIEARNKMKKGVDILADAVKVTLGPKGRNVVIEKKFGAPGLTKDGVTVAKEIELEDPIENMGAQMVKEVASKTADIAGDGTTTATVLAQAIISEGLKNVAAGANPMDLKRGIDKAVKAIVENLAGQSEKVGNDIQKIEQVAAISANNDFTIGKLIAEAMSKVTKDGVITVEEAKGTDTTVEVVEGMQFDRGYLSPYFITNSEKMHAELQNPYILIYDKKISTLKDILHILEKIVQNGQQLLIISEDLEGEALATLVVNKLRGQLKVAAVKAPGFGDRRKEMLQDIATLTGGIVISEEQGYKLENADLSYLGRAESVTIDKDNTTVVGGRGEKEAIQARINQIKAQIEVTTSDYDREKLQERLAKLSGGVAVLYVGAATEVEMKEKKDRVDDALHATRAAVEEGIVPGGGVAYIRAIESLESLKVENEDEQTGIAIVKRAIEEPLRQITANAGIEGSIVVQKVKEGKGDFGFNARTEVYENLLAAGVIDPAKVTRIALENAASIAGMLLTTECVIADKPEPKSAAPAMPGGHGMGMDY comes from the coding sequence ATGGCAAAGCAAATATTCTTTAACATCGAAGCCCGCAACAAAATGAAGAAGGGCGTTGATATTCTGGCAGATGCTGTTAAAGTAACCCTGGGCCCAAAAGGTCGTAACGTTGTTATTGAGAAAAAGTTTGGCGCACCTGGTCTGACTAAAGACGGTGTGACCGTGGCTAAAGAAATTGAACTGGAAGACCCAATTGAGAACATGGGTGCCCAAATGGTAAAGGAAGTTGCCTCTAAAACCGCAGATATTGCCGGTGATGGTACGACTACTGCAACCGTTCTGGCTCAGGCAATCATCAGCGAAGGTCTGAAGAACGTAGCTGCTGGTGCAAACCCAATGGATCTGAAACGTGGTATCGACAAGGCTGTTAAGGCTATCGTTGAGAACCTGGCAGGTCAGTCTGAAAAAGTTGGTAACGACATTCAGAAAATCGAGCAGGTTGCTGCTATCTCTGCAAACAACGACTTTACCATTGGTAAACTGATCGCTGAAGCAATGAGCAAAGTAACCAAAGACGGTGTAATCACTGTAGAAGAAGCGAAAGGTACTGACACTACTGTAGAAGTAGTAGAAGGTATGCAGTTTGACCGTGGTTATCTGTCTCCATATTTCATCACCAACAGCGAGAAAATGCACGCTGAGCTGCAGAATCCTTACATCCTGATCTACGATAAAAAGATCAGCACCCTGAAGGACATCCTGCACATCCTGGAAAAAATCGTTCAGAACGGCCAGCAACTGCTGATCATCTCTGAAGACCTGGAAGGTGAAGCACTGGCTACCCTGGTTGTAAACAAACTGCGTGGTCAGCTGAAAGTAGCTGCTGTAAAAGCTCCTGGTTTCGGTGACAGAAGAAAAGAAATGCTGCAGGATATCGCTACCCTGACCGGTGGTATCGTAATCAGCGAAGAACAAGGTTACAAGCTGGAAAATGCTGACCTGAGCTACCTCGGTCGTGCAGAATCCGTAACTATCGATAAAGACAATACTACCGTTGTAGGTGGTAGAGGCGAAAAAGAAGCTATCCAGGCTCGCATCAATCAGATCAAAGCTCAGATCGAAGTAACTACTTCTGACTATGATCGTGAAAAACTGCAGGAACGTCTGGCTAAGCTGAGCGGCGGTGTTGCTGTACTGTACGTAGGTGCTGCTACCGAAGTTGAGATGAAAGAGAAGAAAGACCGTGTTGACGATGCACTGCATGCTACCCGTGCGGCTGTTGAAGAAGGTATCGTACCAGGTGGTGGTGTTGCTTACATCCGCGCTATCGAGTCTCTGGAAAGCCTGAAAGTAGAGAACGAAGATGAGCAGACTGGTATCGCAATCGTTAAACGTGCGATTGAAGAGCCTCTGCGTCAGATCACTGCTAACGCAGGTATCGAAGGTTCTATCGTAGTTCAGAAAGTGAAAGAAGGTAAAGGTGACTTTGGCTTCAACGCTCGTACTGAAGTTTACGAAAACCTGCTGGCTGCTGGTGTAATCGACCCTGCTAAGGTGACTCGTATCGCACTGGAAAATGCTGCGTCTATTGCTGGTATGCTGCTGACCACTGAGTGTGTGATTGCAGATAAGCCAGAGCCTAAATCCGCAGCTCCTGCAATGCCAGGTGGTCACGGTATGGGTATGGATTACTAA
- a CDS encoding co-chaperone GroES gives MAKDLSIKPLADRVIVKPAAAEEKTAGGIIIPDTAKEKPQRGTVVAAGPGKKDEPVTVKVGDTVLYGKYSGTEISIEGGDYLIMRESDILAIV, from the coding sequence ATGGCAAAAGATTTAAGTATTAAACCCTTAGCTGACAGGGTGATTGTGAAACCCGCAGCAGCAGAAGAAAAGACCGCTGGTGGTATCATCATCCCGGATACTGCGAAAGAAAAACCACAGAGAGGTACTGTAGTAGCGGCTGGTCCCGGTAAAAAAGATGAGCCGGTAACTGTGAAAGTAGGTGATACTGTACTGTATGGTAAATATTCCGGTACAGAGATCAGTATTGAAGGTGGCGATTACTTAATCATGCGTGAGTCTGACATTTTAGCAATTGTTTAA
- the nusB gene encoding transcription antitermination factor NusB, whose product MISRRNIRVKVMQTLYALETMEPGTIKPGTATSLLTEKLDQTSQIFTYLLYCLTQVAQYAEIDAQQRASKHLPSAEDLTVNTKIAGNEFIFQIINDKGFQVNLETGKLKLIPEQDMLRKLYHILVASEIYQTYIQEPSRDKKVEKEIIEYIYKEILSKEELFLQHMEDTFLHWGDDAEMMSLLIANYMHKPHLFNFLQLISREKLEYAKELLLTVLDKKDYCLELIKPKLQNWDPERIAAVDMLLMEMGVCEFLFFPTIPTKVTINEYIDLAKAYSTPQSGQFVNGILDNILKDLDAAHQIKKIDRNKK is encoded by the coding sequence ATGATTAGCAGAAGAAATATCCGGGTAAAGGTCATGCAAACCCTTTATGCCCTGGAAACGATGGAGCCAGGTACTATTAAGCCAGGTACGGCTACCAGCTTACTGACCGAGAAGTTGGACCAGACCAGTCAGATCTTTACCTATTTACTATATTGCCTTACTCAGGTAGCGCAATATGCGGAAATAGACGCACAACAACGTGCTTCTAAACATCTTCCCTCAGCCGAAGACCTGACCGTAAACACCAAAATTGCAGGCAACGAGTTCATTTTCCAGATTATTAATGATAAAGGATTCCAGGTAAACCTGGAAACCGGGAAGCTCAAACTCATTCCGGAACAGGATATGCTGCGTAAGCTATATCACATCCTGGTAGCTTCTGAAATCTATCAGACTTATATCCAGGAACCTTCCCGCGATAAAAAGGTTGAAAAAGAAATTATCGAGTACATCTATAAGGAAATACTTAGCAAAGAGGAACTTTTCCTTCAGCACATGGAAGATACCTTCCTGCACTGGGGCGACGACGCAGAGATGATGTCCCTGCTCATTGCTAACTACATGCACAAACCTCACCTGTTCAACTTCCTTCAGCTCATCAGCAGAGAAAAACTGGAATATGCCAAAGAACTCCTGCTGACCGTACTGGACAAGAAGGATTATTGCCTTGAACTCATCAAGCCAAAATTGCAGAACTGGGATCCTGAGCGTATTGCCGCTGTCGATATGCTGCTGATGGAAATGGGCGTGTGCGAATTCCTCTTCTTCCCAACTATTCCTACCAAGGTAACAATCAACGAATATATTGATCTGGCCAAAGCCTACAGTACGCCACAAAGCGGACAGTTCGTAAACGGCATACTGGACAATATCCTGAAAGACCTGGATGCGGCTCACCAGATAAAGAAAATAGACCGTAACAAAAAATAA
- a CDS encoding DUF1573 domain-containing protein, whose amino-acid sequence MKKVFYLLACSTLLLGACGNNQSSKKGAGTPVTEIKKGTPTISFEEMEHSFGNVVEGEKVEYSFKFTNTGDAPLVITDATSSCGCTIPDWPKEPIQAGKSSYLKVAFNSAGKSGFTTKQIVLHANTTPKLVQGPTIICTVVKQ is encoded by the coding sequence ATGAAGAAGGTATTCTACCTGCTAGCCTGCAGTACCCTCCTCCTGGGAGCCTGCGGCAATAATCAAAGCAGTAAAAAAGGGGCCGGTACACCCGTTACCGAGATTAAAAAAGGTACGCCCACCATCTCTTTCGAAGAAATGGAACATAGCTTCGGTAATGTCGTGGAAGGTGAAAAAGTAGAGTACTCATTCAAATTTACAAACACTGGCGATGCGCCGCTGGTCATTACTGACGCTACCTCCAGCTGTGGCTGTACCATCCCCGATTGGCCAAAAGAACCAATCCAGGCAGGAAAAAGCAGCTATCTCAAAGTAGCATTCAACAGCGCAGGTAAGTCCGGCTTCACGACAAAGCAGATCGTACTACATGCCAATACCACCCCAAAGCTGGTGCAAGGCCCAACGATCATTTGTACTGTGGTAAAACAATAA
- the yajC gene encoding preprotein translocase subunit YajC, whose protein sequence is MLNILLMGAPGGTQGGSGGMVQLLFFGGMILVMWLFMIRPQTKKAKAQKDFISNLREGDKIVTIAGIHGKINKFNDNNTVKIEVSAGTYLTIERSAISMEYTTAQQKAAEPAAK, encoded by the coding sequence ATGCTTAACATTTTACTGATGGGTGCTCCAGGTGGAACCCAGGGCGGTAGCGGTGGTATGGTGCAGCTGCTGTTTTTTGGTGGTATGATCCTGGTGATGTGGTTATTCATGATCCGTCCTCAGACAAAAAAAGCTAAAGCACAGAAAGATTTTATCTCTAACCTGAGAGAAGGTGATAAAATCGTTACCATTGCTGGTATCCACGGTAAGATCAATAAATTCAATGATAACAATACCGTTAAGATCGAAGTTAGCGCAGGTACTTACCTCACTATCGAACGTTCTGCAATCTCAATGGAATATACCACTGCTCAGCAGAAAGCTGCTGAACCAGCTGCTAAATAA
- the coaE gene encoding dephospho-CoA kinase (Dephospho-CoA kinase (CoaE) performs the final step in coenzyme A biosynthesis.), with protein sequence MLKIGITGGIGSGKSTVCKVFSLLGIPVYYADDAAKEIMHTDSLLKASIIQHFGEDMYDENGQLQRAALGKIVFNDKDKLELLNSLVHPATIRHSEEWADKQQAPYIIKEAALLFESGSFAYLDRIIGVTAPQPMRILRVMKRDNVSREDVLARMYKQIEEPIKMKLCDDVIHNDEQQMVIPQVLAIHAKLLELAGA encoded by the coding sequence ATGCTAAAAATAGGTATTACAGGAGGCATCGGCTCAGGCAAGAGTACTGTATGCAAGGTCTTCTCCCTGCTTGGTATCCCCGTATACTATGCGGACGATGCCGCTAAAGAGATCATGCATACTGACTCGCTCCTCAAAGCCAGTATCATTCAGCACTTCGGCGAAGACATGTACGACGAAAACGGCCAGCTGCAACGAGCAGCCCTGGGCAAAATTGTCTTTAACGACAAAGACAAACTGGAACTGCTCAACTCCCTCGTACACCCCGCCACCATCCGGCATAGCGAAGAATGGGCCGACAAACAGCAAGCCCCTTATATTATTAAGGAAGCTGCACTCCTCTTCGAATCAGGTTCCTTCGCCTACCTGGATAGGATCATTGGCGTGACCGCCCCTCAGCCAATGCGCATTCTGAGGGTCATGAAACGTGACAACGTCTCCCGCGAAGATGTGCTGGCACGTATGTACAAACAAATCGAAGAACCCATCAAAATGAAATTGTGTGACGATGTCATTCACAATGATGAACAACAGATGGTCATACCTCAGGTACTCGCCATCCATGCTAAATTGCTGGAACTGGCAGGCGCCTAA
- a CDS encoding SWIM zinc finger family protein, which yields MVKCRRESFSLSFCTCPSFQSRSYLCSHSSGITPMVPSFSNRCGCLCTNAFCRSTNATGISP from the coding sequence ATGGTAAAATGCAGGCGGGAGAGTTTCAGCTTGTCTTTCTGTACCTGTCCCAGTTTCCAGAGCAGGTCATATTTATGCAGCCATTCTTCGGGGATCACACCTATGGTACCATCTTTCAGTAATAGGTGTGGTTGCTTGTGCACCAACGCTTTCTGCAGGTCTACCAATGCAACGGGAATATCGCCGTAG